One window of Camelina sativa cultivar DH55 chromosome 4, Cs, whole genome shotgun sequence genomic DNA carries:
- the LOC109132434 gene encoding uncharacterized protein LOC109132434: MLNLRQFAIKFLKARLGNGTQISFWYDDWTPYGPLIEFLGPTGPYQTGIPLRGKVGQACSASGWRFRPARSTKVEELQIYLTTIEPPILSSLPDNYYWQIGSEKLQQFSTSKTWEAIRPAQVPPTWARQVWFKGAIPRHAFMMWLMNLDRLPTRERLVQWGYQIEEKCCLCGLMQETRDHLFLRCEVSEELWVGVTSRIGYRPFSFHTWAALSAWLDVGDDKAPKNRRRLVAQATLYVIWQERNSRFHNHISTDVRVLFKGLDRLIKDALLAKQRRKKFRDSMGIWLKYTY, from the coding sequence ATGCTGAATCTCAGACAGTTTGCGATCAAGTTCCTCAAAGCCAGATTGGGTAACGGGACACAAATAAGTTTTTGGTATGACGACTGGACGCCTTATGGCCCTCTGATTGAGTTTCTTGGGCCTACAGGACCATATCAAACAGGAATTCCTCTCCGAGGGAAAGTGGGGCAAGCTTGTTCTGCTTCGGGGTGGAGATTTAGACCAGCCAGGTCGACCAAAGTTGAGGAgcttcaaatatatttaacaaCGATCGAGCCTCCCATCCTCTCCTCCTTGCCAGATAACTACTACTGGCAAATTGGGTCTGAGAAGCTGCAACAATTTTCCACAAGCAAAACGTGGGAGGCGATAAGGCCAGCACAAGTTCCACCCACCTGGGCTAGACAAGTCTGGTTTAAAGGAGCAATACCTAGACATGCCTTCATGATGTGGCTCATGAACCTGGATAGGTTACCAACAAGAGAGAGACTAGTGCAATGGGGGTATCAAATTGAGGAAAAGTGTTGTTTATGTGGTCTGATGCAGGAAACCCGAGATCACCTTTTTCTCCGATGCGAAGTCAGTGAGGAACTATGGGTGGGGGTGACAAGTCGTATCGGATATAGACCCTTCTCTTTCCACACATGGGCAGCCTTGTCAGCTTGGTTAGACGTGGGGGATGATAAAGCACCAAAGAACCGCCGCCGGTTAGTTGCTCAAGCAACACTTTATGTTATATGGCAAGAGCGCAACAGCAGGTTTCACAACCACATCTCCACGGATGTTCGTGTTTTATTTAAGGGACTTGATCGACTAATCAAAGACGCTCTTCTAGCCaaacaaaggaggaagaagTTCAGGGACTCAATGGGGATCTGGTTAAAGTATACTTACTGA